CGAGCTCGATGTCGGCGGCCGCGGTGAATTCCATCGCCGCGGACATCAACGCCAACTGGCCGCCGATGCGATCGACCGCGGCCGCGGCGTTCTCGATGCGCCGCAGCAACTCCTCGGTGATGGTGGCCACTGGAGGCTCGGAAAGCTCCGCGCAGATCCGGTCGCGGTCCCGCTGGATGGCGTCGATTTTGGTCAGCCGGGCGCTCAGCCGGTCGGCCTCCTCGCGGGCGGCGAGCCGATCGACGGCACGGCGGGCGGATTCGGCGCGCCGCTGCAGGTAGGTCAGGAGCTGGTTGGCTTCCTCGACCGCGGCGGCCGAGGCCTCGGCGGCGGCGCGCGCCGTCGCCCGCGCTTCGGCGGCTTCTTGCGCTTTGGCCTCGGCGGCGGCGACAGTCGCGGTGCGCGTGTCGATTTCGGCGAGCAACCGCAACCGCTCGTCGTGGGCGGCGGCCGCCGCGGCGTTGGTCGCCGCGGCGGCGGCGGCGACCAGCTTGGCCTCACGCGTTTGGTTGGTGAGTTCGGCGATCCTGTCGGCGGCCGTGCGCGCCGCGGCCAGCCGAGGGCCGGCAGCGATCCGCTGTTGCGACAGCTCGGCCACCAGCTCGGTCAGGACGGCGTGGCGACGCACCCGGTCGTCGACCTCGGCGACCGCCGCCGCGCATTCGGCGACCGCGGCCTCGGCGTCGGCCAGCCGGGAGATCGCGGCGACCCACTCGCCGGTGGGGCGTCCGGTGGGGGTGAAGTAGCGCGCACACTCGGCGTCGATCCGCTCGATGAGCAACGGCTCGGAGCCGGACAGCGCCGCGTCGGTGGCGGAATGGTCGGCCGCGACGTCGAGCGCGCGCGACAGCGCGTCGCAACCGGACAGATCCACCGCCGCGGTCGACGATGCCTGCAGCACCCGCTGGGCGCGCCACAGATCGTTGTCCACCGTCTCGGCCATCATCGTCGCGACCCGTTCGTGAGCCTCGTCGCCGGTCAGCTGTTCGCGGCGCGGCGCCAGCACCGTCAACTCCGTCTCGCGTTTCTTGTGAAATCGCTTGCGATAGATGAAATGGTAAGGGCCGCAGCTGATTTCGGCGCTAACCTCGGAGCCGACGTCGCTGTTGGTCGGCTTGACCTGCTTGACTTCTTTCTTCGTGGAACGGTCCCGGGATTCCAGCAGCAGGTCCAAGGCCTCGATCATCGACGACTTGCCGACCTCGTTGGCACCACACACCACCACCACGCCGTGGTCGGGAAACTCGATCTCCCGGTGCGCGATGCCGCGGTAGTTCGTCAGGACCAGCCGGTGCAGCCTCATGCGGCCCCCCGATCGGCGAGCCGCAGCAACAGCGCCAGCGCCGCCTGCGCATCGACGGCGGACTCCGCGTCGCCCTCGCGTGCCGTTGCCACCAGCTCCTCGACGGCCGCGGCGGCGAACCCGCCGATGCCAAGATCGGTGAACTCGCCGTCGGCGGGTATGACGGCCAGGTCGGTGTGGCGTTCCCACAGGCCCAGCCAGGCGAACAACCGGGCGTACCTGTCCAGGCAGGCATCCAGTGCGGCGCGGTCGGTGACCGTCAACGAACCGGCCAGCGCCAACCGCACCACGGTGCGGTCCTTCCCGGTCATCTGATCCAGGTTCATGTCGAGGTCGGTGATGTCGCGGCTGGTGTCGACTTGACGGTGCAGGGTGACGAAACGCCAGCGACCGACATCCCGGGGCTCCACGGTAACGGTGCTTTCGTCGACGTCGACAACTAGGACGTGACCGGGGTCCGATTCGACGTCGTCGAAGTTGGTGACTTCCGGTGAGCCGGAGTACCAGATCCGCCCGCTGCCGCCGATCCGGGTGAGCGAATGCTTATCCCCCAGTGCCACATAGTGGATTGCGCCGCGGGCCAGCGCGTCATCGAGCTTGGCGAGCCGGATCAGCGAGGGCTTGTCACGATCGGGGTCGAGCGCGTCGACGCCGCCGTGGGCGACGAGGATCCGGGTGGCGGGGCCGGGGGTCAGGCCTTCGAGGACCTCGGCGACCAGGTCGGTGGTCGGTGCCTTGGACCGCCACGGCGCGGCGACGATCTCCAGCCCGGGCCGAACCCGATGGACGCCGGCCCGGTCGAGCACGGTGACGTTGTCCGGGCGTTCGGCGGTGAACAGCGCGCTGGTGTACACCGAGGACGCGTCGAGCGGATCGTGGTTGCCCGGCAGCAAGTAGACGGGAATTCCGATGGCGCGCATGGCTTCCAGCGACTGCCCGATCACCTGCGGGGCGAGCTGGTTGTGTTCGAAGACGTCACCGGCCACCACGACGAACTCGGCACCCACCTCGGCCGCCAGCGCCCCCAGACCGGCCACAGCGTCGCGGCGGGCCGCCGAATACCGTGGCTGCGCGTCGCCGGCAAGGAAGTGCCGGGTCATGCCGAGCTGCCAGTCGGCGGTGTGCAGGAATCGCATCCCGGCGACCCCCTTTCTGGTTGCGTAGCTGTCGGGGCACCGCGAGTTTAGGACTGGACACCGACAACTCTGGGGACGCGCACCGGCATGGGGTGTGGCCCGCGTACGGTGATCGCGATTCGGGCTTGAGCTCTACGGGAGCATGTCGGGCAGAAACCTTCGGTTGAAGGTCGGACCTGCTCTTATAGGAAGAAGCGTGGGCTGCGGCGCGCCCGCATTGATTGCGGCGTGTCGCCCCCGTAAATTGGTGGTGCACGCCCGGCAGGATCGCATTCACCCCAGGGCACGCGCCATCGCTCGCGGCGGTGATCACGCCGGCGTGTCGGACCCTTCGCCGAGCCTGTAAGTATGCAGCGAAAGTGCGAGTAGCGGCCTGCAAAATTACAGGCTCGGTGATCGGCGTGCGAGACCTGCCGCAACTCGAACAGCGGAATCACCCTGTTGGTCTTGGATTGATACTCCGCGAAGCCCGGCGCCGCGACTGCGATTGATGGAGCCGAAGCTGCCGGAACCCTTCGCCACCGGCGGGCGGCAGACCTACATGCGGCGGTCGACGATGACAAGATGAAGGCTTCCGCCGTTGGTTGATGCCCACTGAACGACCGTCAGCACGCATATGGTGATGGCGTGTACCGGGAGTTTCGGCCCGATCGACGGCTCGCGCCGTTGGTCGAATGCGGCTGGGTTCGGTCCGGCCCGGCGAGCCGACCTTTGCGTGTGATGCCGGACGGGTGCGTCGACCTGTTCGTCAGCTCTGGGGGCCACGTCATGATCGCGGGTCCCGCCACCACTTTCTACGACCTGCCGCCGGGCAAGGGATGCGTGCTCGCCGGTCTTCGATTGCGGCCGGGCGCGGCGGGCGCCTTCGTCGGGCCGCCCGTCAGCGAGTTCACCGACCGCCGGGTTCTCCTCGATTCGACCTTCGGTGTCCGCGGCCGCCTCATGGCCGAGATGGTCCTTGCCGCAACGACTCCCAGTCAACGCGTGGCGGCGCTGGAAACCCTGCTGACCGGCTACCTCGCCGGCGCCGAACCGTTGGTCGATACCGCCGTCACCCGGGCGATAGGGATAATGCGGCGACACCCGGGCCGGCCGGTATCGAGCCTGGCCGTCGCCGTCGACCTCAGCGAACGACAGCTGCGCCGCCGGTTTGAGACCGCTGTCGGCTACGGCCCCAAGCGGTTTGGCCGAATCCTTCGATTCCAGCGTCTGCTGGACTTGATCCATACCCGCGGCGCCCGAGCGCGTTGGGCGGAGTTGGCGATCGAAGCCAACTACGCCGACCAGCCGCACATGATCAATGAATGCCTGGCGCTGGCGGGGGCGTCACCCATCGCGCTCCCGGGCGGTATGTCCGTTTCATCCAATACCACCCCCGGTGATACCCCTTAACCTTTGCCGAATGACGAACCCGAAAGCCGTTGCGCTCGAGTCCTTCCGGCTGATCGAGACCGGAGACGAGGAGCTTGCCCAACGAATCATCGCACCCGGCTACGTGAACCAGGAAGCCGACGACGACCCGGACGATGTCGAACGCCGGCTCCTCGGCCCCGCGGGATTCCTGGCCACCAGCCGATGGCTGCGCGACGCGTTCTCCGATCTGCGGTTCGAGCTGCAGGAGACCGCGGCCGAGGACGAGACAGTGATTGCCGCGGCCACCATGACCGGCGAGCACACCGGAGTGTTCAACGGCATCGAACCCACCGGCAAGCGGATCAACCACAAACAGGTGCACATCTTCACGGTCGCCGGCGGCCAGATCACCCATCACCGCGCCGTCCGTGACGACCTGGGCTTGCTGCTCCAACTGGGCTGGCGCCCCTGAGGCACTGCCAGCCTGGTATCCGCTATATGCGCCGACTCGCGCTGCACTGACGGGCTGCAGCTTGCCGATTTGGTGGCTGGCGCTGTGGCGCACCAGCGGCGCTCGGATTCTTCGGCAAACTCTCATAAGGGGCGAGTCGCGGCAGCATTTGGGGTCGTTTCGTTCGCGACCGACCAGCGCACGAAAAAAGTAAACGTGCTGACTCATGGAAGTCGGCGCACCTCGTCACACGCTGCCGTGGGTGAAAACCCCAGCGCCTTAGCTCGTTTGTTGGAACCCAATCGAACCACTTCCTACATAGCACCGCTTCGGGAGGCGTTCGGCACACGCACCCAGAAACTCCTCCGCCACGACGAGTGGTAGCAGCTTTGGCACCGCGACGATTAGCGTGGATCGGGTGAGTGATCGGCGCACCCTGCTGCTGATGCGGCACGCGAAGTCGGCGTACCCTCCTGGCGTCGCCGACCATGACCGGCCGTTGGCGCCGCGTGGCATCAAGGAAGCCGGGCTGGCCGGGGACTGGCTGCGCGCCAACGCGCCCACCATCGACGCCGTGCTGTGCTCGACCGCGACCCGCGCCCGGGAGACCTTGGCCAAAACCGGCATCGACGCACCGGTGCGCTACGTCGAGCGGCTCTACGACACCACCCCCGGCATCATGATCGAGGAGATCAACAAGGTACCCGACGACGTCACGACCCTGCTCGTCGTCGGCCACGAGCCGACGACGTCCGCGTTGGCGCTCACCCTGGCCGACGAGGATACGGATACCGCTGTCGCGGAACGCATTTCGGCGAAATTCCCCACATCGGCG
The nucleotide sequence above comes from Mycobacterium malmoense. Encoded proteins:
- a CDS encoding metallophosphoesterase family protein encodes the protein MRFLHTADWQLGMTRHFLAGDAQPRYSAARRDAVAGLGALAAEVGAEFVVVAGDVFEHNQLAPQVIGQSLEAMRAIGIPVYLLPGNHDPLDASSVYTSALFTAERPDNVTVLDRAGVHRVRPGLEIVAAPWRSKAPTTDLVAEVLEGLTPGPATRILVAHGGVDALDPDRDKPSLIRLAKLDDALARGAIHYVALGDKHSLTRIGGSGRIWYSGSPEVTNFDDVESDPGHVLVVDVDESTVTVEPRDVGRWRFVTLHRQVDTSRDITDLDMNLDQMTGKDRTVVRLALAGSLTVTDRAALDACLDRYARLFAWLGLWERHTDLAVIPADGEFTDLGIGGFAAAAVEELVATAREGDAESAVDAQAALALLLRLADRGAA
- a CDS encoding AraC family transcriptional regulator translates to MYREFRPDRRLAPLVECGWVRSGPASRPLRVMPDGCVDLFVSSGGHVMIAGPATTFYDLPPGKGCVLAGLRLRPGAAGAFVGPPVSEFTDRRVLLDSTFGVRGRLMAEMVLAATTPSQRVAALETLLTGYLAGAEPLVDTAVTRAIGIMRRHPGRPVSSLAVAVDLSERQLRRRFETAVGYGPKRFGRILRFQRLLDLIHTRGARARWAELAIEANYADQPHMINECLALAGASPIALPGGMSVSSNTTPGDTP
- a CDS encoding ester cyclase; translation: MTNPKAVALESFRLIETGDEELAQRIIAPGYVNQEADDDPDDVERRLLGPAGFLATSRWLRDAFSDLRFELQETAAEDETVIAAATMTGEHTGVFNGIEPTGKRINHKQVHIFTVAGGQITHHRAVRDDLGLLLQLGWRP
- a CDS encoding SixA phosphatase family protein, giving the protein MRHAKSAYPPGVADHDRPLAPRGIKEAGLAGDWLRANAPTIDAVLCSTATRARETLAKTGIDAPVRYVERLYDTTPGIMIEEINKVPDDVTTLLVVGHEPTTSALALTLADEDTDTAVAERISAKFPTSAIAILAVPGAWADLEPGQAALVGLQVPR